One Flavobacteriales bacterium genomic window, GTCGCTCAAGAGCTTGGCCAAGGAGCTGGAAGTTCCTGTTATTGCACTTTCGCAGTTGAGCCGTGCCGTGGAAACGCGTGGTGGAACCAAGCGTCCCATGCTTTCCGACCTTCGTGAATCTGGAGCCATTGAGCAGGATGCCGATATGGTCATGTTCCTCTACCGACCAGAATACTACGGCATTGAAGTTTCAGAAGAAACCAACCTTCCGACCGAAGGTCTTACCGAGTTAATTATTGCAAAACACCGTAGTGGCGCAACAGGAACCGTTCCGCTGCGTTTCATTAACAATTTGGCCAAGTTCACCAATTACGATGACCCTGAGTTCAGCTTGGCAAGCGGCCCAAGTGCCATGCAGCCATCAAGTGCGTTCGATTCGAACCCGAACGTAATGACGAAGATGTCGCGTATGGATGACCTTGACGACCTGGAAGATGATGACGAATCGGTTTTTTAAATCGTTTGCAATTACGCTTGTAACGGTTCTGATGAGCAGCCAACTCATGGCCGCTTATCTGCTCATTCCTATGGATGAGTCGCAGAAGAATCATCTCAAAGCGTATGGAATTGCCTATTGGATCCTGAAAGCGGATGTTGAGGTCGATTGGCTGCTCAATTATCGTGGTGGAAGCTTCATGTGCAAATACGCCAAGGAGATTGAGAATGAGTGTGTTATCCGTGGCGTGAGTTATGAGATCATTGCGGATGCACAGTCAACTGCCATCCTCACCGAAATTGCCGACCCTGAAGTGAACATGGATGTCGCCAAACTCGAAAAACCGCCACGCATTGCGGTTTATAGTCCTAAGAACAAGCAACCATGGGATGATGCCGTGACACTTGTACTCACGTATGCGGAGGTTCCGTACGATGTATTGTATGATGATGAGGTGCTCGATGGAAAACTCCTACTCTACGATTGGCTGCACCTGCATCATGAGGATTTCACAGGACAGTACGGCCGCTTTTGGGCGCATTACCGTAACGCGCCTTGGTACATCGAGCAGGTAAAATATTCGGAGGAAATGGCCCGCAGAAACGGATTCAATAAAGTTTCCGAACTCAAATTGGCCGTTGCCAACAGAATCAAGGAATACACGGTGGGTGGAGGATTCCTCTTCGCCATGTGTTCTGGTACTGATTCTTACGACATCGCCCTTTCAGCCCACAAACTCGATATCTGCGAATCGATGTTCGATGGCGATGGCACCACACCGAATTACAATAGTCAGCTCGACTACGAGAACTGCGTGGCGTTTGAGAAATTCCAGCTCATTACTGACCCTGCGCAATATGAATTCTCAAACATCGATGCCACACAATCACGTCAGGGCAAGGTCACCGAAAAGACCGACTTCTTCGCGCTGTTCGAGTTTTCTGCCAAGTGGGATCCCGTTCCAACCATGCTCTGCCAGAACCATCAGCAGATCATTAAAGGGTTCATGGGACAGACCACGTCATTCCGTAAGCAGTTCATCAAACCCGATGTGCTCATTATGGGAGAGAACAAATCATTGCAGGAAGCAAGGTACATTCATGGCACGCTCGGTAAAGGCCAATGGACCTTCTACGGTGGTCACGACCCCGAAGATTACCAGCACTACGTGGGCGACCCACCCACAGATCTTAATCTTCATCCAGATTCACCAGGCTACAGACTCATCCTGAACAATATCCTTTTCCCAGCCGCAAAGAAGAAGAAGCAGAAGACTTGATAACGGTAACGTTCTCTGCATCTCTGCGTGAACTAAATATTCCAACCCTTCGCGCCTTTGCGCCTTCGCGAGAGATTAACATGAGCGAAGCGAACAATTTTTCTCTGCCCCTCTGTCTCTCTGTGTGAAACAAGCGTGAGCGAAGCGAACCTCCGTGCATCTCCACTTCTCCAAAACTCTCTGTGCAAACCATCCGTGAGCCAAGCGAACCAACCCTTTGCGCCTTCGCGAGACCCACATGAGCGAAGCGAACAATTTTCTCTGTTTCTCTGCGTGAGAAAATCCTTCCTCTTCAGGAATCTACCATATCAATCCAAAAACGCCCAGTTAATCCCGAAATGCCAGGCAAAATCATTCACAGGATAATGCGGAACATGGTAATAGCGGTAACCCATCCATCCTGAATTGATGTGCGTAAACTTCACAAACATCCGCAGTTTTTTCACGCGTAAATTGAGAAAAGCATCGATAAAAGGGTAATTCCCCACCTGCTTCGCATTCTGTATGTAGAAATCGGAAAGAGCAGGATTGTAAGCATTTGCGTAGTAGCTCGTGGCATAACTCACCTGCGCCCCCACCTGCAGTCGAAGTTTCTTCTTAAAGAGGTCATTCTGGTAATAGAAAATACCGCGTCCCAACGCCAACGGAACACGAATATCATCGCCCGTCAGCTTCCATTGAAAAGCTCCGTGCACCAACAGGTGGAACCACCGCATCCTGAAATGCTCCTCCGCTCTGAATACCATCAATTGATCCACAGCCTTGCTCTGATATGGTAACTTATCCGTCCCAAACATCACCAGATTGTCAAAAAGATGGTAGGTGAAGTAGCCTTTGAAACGAAGTTTCCGCTGCTCGTAAACCAGACCCGTTTTCCAATGCTGCGTCTGAACCCAATTGTTATTCCAAACGAAATGGTTGCTCTGATAATTGGCCGTGATATAATCAGGCCGAAACAGGGAGTAATCCACAAAGGCCGAGAACTTGGAACCACCGAATCGGTAGTCGAACTGGCCATTCACTTTCAGATCCCAAATATTGTAACCATAGCACATGAAATTCCCGTTGGCATGCCAATCCACAGCCCCAAAGAGCTTCCCATCAGCAATTCCCAACACCGAAAGGTTATTGATGTGATCCACATAATTCGAATCGTACGACACACGAATGTGGTCGTGCTGCACCCCAACCGCCAGCCGATTGAGTGTTCGCGCAACCACAGAATCAGATTTCACAAGTTCAAATCGCAACGCATTGGTAACTGATAATAGGTTCGTGGAATCATAAGTTCCTGTCGAATCCATGTAAATATTCTGGTAGAAGGAAAGATCCGCCTGCGAACCTTCATAAACCATACTGTGTCGAGCAGCCGAAAAACTATGCGAAATCGCAGGTCGGTAACCACGCTTTCCTACGGTCGAATCCTGTTTCATCAAAAAGAAACGTTGCTCCAGCCCCACCTCAAATCCCTTCCAATGGTTACTCGATTGGTTAAGATTGACCGTGATGAAGTTTCTCGCAGTGGTCAAATTCTCTTCAAATACCGTATCGTTTGCGATGCCACCATTTTCTTGAGACAGGAGATTGGAGTAATCGAACATCACAGCAGCCATGTAACGGTTGTCCCTCGATCTTACAGTACCGTAAATGGTCATATCCGTAATCGTCTGCTTCTGTCGACTATAGAATCCGAGCGTATTGATCCTATTGAAGCTGACACCCAGATTCACGAATTTCCCGAATCCCCGTGTCAGATTTGCCATCAGATAATTCTCTCTATTCGCACCATTGGAATACTGGACGTTCGAGAACATTTTTTCCGACAGAAGAATCTTCCTGTCGGCTATTGATTTCCAAAAACCCTTTCTACCAGAACGGAAATGAAACCCGAAAGACCTATCATAATCGAACAAGGCAACATAATCGGCCGAGCCAATGTTGCCAAGGTCATTCCTAATGTAAGAGTCTTTGTAGAGTGGATGATAATTCTGAACGCCACCCAACTCATTGAGTCCGTAAACACCTTCACCACCGTAAACCCAATCATTGAACTGATACTCCTTTACATTCAGCGTATCGGATACATTAGATGGGAATAGTGAATCAATTTGAAACTTATCACGCAACGACTGGGAGACCCCATCAAGTGGAACTCCAACAACAGTTAGAAGGAAAAGAAAGAGTGCGATTCTACTGCTAAAAGCCACAACGCCCGAAAGTACATCAAACAAAAAACCCCGACCAATATTATTGATCGGGGTTTGAAATAAATTAAGGCAACGACATACTCTCCCACATGTTACTGTAGTACCATCTGCGCTGGTGAGCTTAACTTCTCTGTTCGGAATGGGAAGAGGTGGACCTCACCGCAATAGTCACCTTAAAGCCTTAGATCAACCTTACGGTTAACCTTGACATAGGAGGAAGAAAATATATCGTAATTCTAAATCACA contains:
- a CDS encoding asparagine synthetase B codes for the protein MSSQLMAAYLLIPMDESQKNHLKAYGIAYWILKADVEVDWLLNYRGGSFMCKYAKEIENECVIRGVSYEIIADAQSTAILTEIADPEVNMDVAKLEKPPRIAVYSPKNKQPWDDAVTLVLTYAEVPYDVLYDDEVLDGKLLLYDWLHLHHEDFTGQYGRFWAHYRNAPWYIEQVKYSEEMARRNGFNKVSELKLAVANRIKEYTVGGGFLFAMCSGTDSYDIALSAHKLDICESMFDGDGTTPNYNSQLDYENCVAFEKFQLITDPAQYEFSNIDATQSRQGKVTEKTDFFALFEFSAKWDPVPTMLCQNHQQIIKGFMGQTTSFRKQFIKPDVLIMGENKSLQEARYIHGTLGKGQWTFYGGHDPEDYQHYVGDPPTDLNLHPDSPGYRLILNNILFPAAKKKKQKT